A segment of the Streptomyces sp. ITFR-21 genome:
GACCGGGCCCCCCTGAACGGCCGGACCCCGGCGGTTCGCCGAGCCCCCGCACGCCGGTCGCCTCCGCCGGCGCGGTAGTGTCCCCCGGCCGCACAGCGGCCTCCGGCGGCAGACCGGGCCCCCCTGAACGGCCGGACCCCGGCGGTTCGCCGAGCCCCCGCACGCCGGCCCGCTCCTGCGGCGCGTCGGCCTCCGGCCACTGCCCCGGCTCCGCCGACCCGCCCGTCCCCGGCACGCCGGTCGACCCCGCCGGCGCCCCGGCCTCCCGCCGCCCGTCGGCCTCCGGTCGCGCGGGACTCACCGCGGTGTCGCCCGGCGCCGGCGGTCCGCCGGGTCCGGCGCCGCCCCCCGTGGCGGCGCCGGACCCGGCCGGGCCGTCCACCGCCACGGGGGTGTCCGCGGCCGGCGCCGGTGCGTCGCCGGGGCCGCCGGGGCCGCCGGCAAGCTCCTTTCCGAAACCGAACCAGGACCAGAACCGGGCCACCGGGTCACACCTCGAGCTCGGGCAGCGGCAGCGGGGTGAGCGCGGCGGAGTTGTGCGGCACCGACAGCATCCCGCCCGTGGCCGAGGCGAACGAGCCGGAGGTGGTCCGGATGCTCATCAGGACCGTCTTGAGGATCTCGCGGACCGCCGCGGCCGGGTCGGTGTCCTTGGCGAAGAAGGAGAAGCGGGTCGAGACCTCCTTGATCACCCGCTGGTTGGCCTGCCCGAAGCCGAAACTCACCACCTCCGCGCCGTACTTGTCCGCGCGGGCGGTCAACTCCTTGAACGGGACGGTCCAGTCGTCCTGCGCGTTGTGCTCGCCGTCGCTGACGAAGAAGACGACCGGGCGGTGGTAGCGGGCGCCCTTGCCGAGGCCGGAGATGCCCTCGCGCAGGCACTGCCGGGCGACCCGCAGGCCCTCGGCGAAGTTGGTGCCGCCCT
Coding sequences within it:
- a CDS encoding vWA domain-containing protein; the encoded protein is MSTFSDVERPAVFPVCLVLDVSYSMQGPPLTAVNAALREIKQVILDDPATGEIARLAVVTFSDRAEVVLPLTDLQYANPPQLAPQGGTNFAEGLRVARQCLREGISGLGKGARYHRPVVFFVSDGEHNAQDDWTVPFKELTARADKYGAEVVSFGFGQANQRVIKEVSTRFSFFAKDTDPAAAVREILKTVLMSIRTTSGSFASATGGMLSVPHNSAALTPLPLPELEV